One genomic segment of Panicum virgatum strain AP13 chromosome 2N, P.virgatum_v5, whole genome shotgun sequence includes these proteins:
- the LOC120661958 gene encoding CBL-interacting protein kinase 21-like isoform X1, translating to MLMGKYEMGRRLGEGHFGKVKLARHAETGRAFAIKILDRQRILAMKIDEQIKREIATLKLLKHPNVVRLYEVSASKTKIYMVLEYVNGGELFDKIALKGKLTEKEGRKLFQQLMDAIGYCHEKGVYHRDLKPENVLVDAKGNIKVSDFGLSALPQNQRKDGLLHTTCGSPNYVAPEVLLNKGYDGSMSDIWSCGVILYVMLTGNLPFDDQNMVVLYQKILKGNAHIPKWLSQGAQDILRKILDPNPITRIDLDGIRAHNWFKQGYAPAVPFNDDEDISMSEGSLNMTEHNGIQGNIAINQINAFQLIGMSSCLDLSGFFEKEDASERKIRFASNHSPAYLFEKIESIVRKMGLQVHKSNGKLKVIQDCKGPANSRGLESLLVSAEVFEINESLYVVELKKSSGDCSLYRKLCETLSEDLGICKSQQLLKQDSIKQEIVRYNSSF from the exons atGCTGATGGGGAAGTACGAGATGGGGCGGAGGCTCGGGGAGGGCCACTTCGGCAAGGTGAAGCTGGCGCGGCACGCCGAGACGGGCCGCGCCTTCGCCATCAAGATCCTCGACCGCCAGCGCATCCTCGCCATGAAGATCGACGAGCAG ATAAAGAGGGAGATCGCCACGCTGAAGCTGCTCAAGCACCCCAACGTCGTCCGGCTGTACGAG GTTTCAGCaagcaaaacaaaaatataCATGGTCCTTGAGTATGTAAATGGAGGAGAACTATTTGATAAAATC GCATTGAAGGGTAAGCTGACAGAGAAGGAAGGGAGAAAACTATTCCAGCAGCTAATGGATGCCATAGGCTATTGCCACGAGAAGGGGGTCTACCATAGGGACCTGAAG CCTGAGAATGTCCTTGTTGATGCAAAAGGAAACATAAAGGTTTCTGATTTCGGACTAAGTGCACTTCCGCAAAATCAACGG AAAGATGGTTTGTTGCATACTACATGTGGCAGCCCTAACTACGTAGCCCCTGAG GTCCTTCTGAACAAAGGTTATGATGGCTCGATGTCTGACATATGGTCCTGTGGTGTGATTCTGTACGTAATGCTTACAGGGAATCTTCCATTTGATGACCAAAACATGGTTGTCCTTTACCAGAAG ATTCTGAAGGGGAATGCTCACATTCCAAAATGGCTCTCACAAGGTGCCCAAGATATACTGCGGAAAATTCTGGATCCTAACCCTATTACCCGCATAGACTTGGATGGAATAAGGGCACACAATTGGTTCAAGCAAGGTTATGCTCCTGCTGTGCCATTTAATGATGATGAAGATATCAGTATGTCTGAAGGCAGCCTAAATATGACTGAG CATAATGGCATTCAAGGCAACATAGCAATCAACCAAATCAATGCTTTCCAGCTCATTGGGATGTCCTCCTGCCTTGATTTATCCGGATTTTTTGAGAAAGAG GATGCTTCGGAAAGGAAAATCAGATTTGCATCAAATCATTCCCCGGCTTATTTATTTGAGAAGATTGAGAGCATTGTCAGAAAAATGGGGTTGCAAGTACATAAGAGCAATGGCAAG CTAAAAGTGATCCAAGATTGCAAGGGACCAGCAAATTCCAGAGGGCTAGAATCATTATTAGTTTCTGCAGAG GTGTTTGAGATAAATGAATCTCTTTATGTTGTCGAGCTAAAGAAGTCATCTGGAGACTGCTCCCTGTACAGAAAG TTGTGTGAGACGCTTTCAGAGGACTTGGGAATATGCAAAAGCCAGCAACTCCTAAAGCAAGATTCTATCAAACAAGAAATAGTTAGATATAATAGTAGCTTCTAA
- the LOC120661958 gene encoding CBL-interacting protein kinase 21-like isoform X2, with translation MLMGKYEMGRRLGEGHFGKVKLARHAETGRAFAIKILDRQRILAMKIDEQIKREIATLKLLKHPNVVRLYEALKGKLTEKEGRKLFQQLMDAIGYCHEKGVYHRDLKPENVLVDAKGNIKVSDFGLSALPQNQRKDGLLHTTCGSPNYVAPEVLLNKGYDGSMSDIWSCGVILYVMLTGNLPFDDQNMVVLYQKILKGNAHIPKWLSQGAQDILRKILDPNPITRIDLDGIRAHNWFKQGYAPAVPFNDDEDISMSEGSLNMTEHNGIQGNIAINQINAFQLIGMSSCLDLSGFFEKEDASERKIRFASNHSPAYLFEKIESIVRKMGLQVHKSNGKLKVIQDCKGPANSRGLESLLVSAEVFEINESLYVVELKKSSGDCSLYRKLCETLSEDLGICKSQQLLKQDSIKQEIVRYNSSF, from the exons atGCTGATGGGGAAGTACGAGATGGGGCGGAGGCTCGGGGAGGGCCACTTCGGCAAGGTGAAGCTGGCGCGGCACGCCGAGACGGGCCGCGCCTTCGCCATCAAGATCCTCGACCGCCAGCGCATCCTCGCCATGAAGATCGACGAGCAG ATAAAGAGGGAGATCGCCACGCTGAAGCTGCTCAAGCACCCCAACGTCGTCCGGCTGTACGAG GCATTGAAGGGTAAGCTGACAGAGAAGGAAGGGAGAAAACTATTCCAGCAGCTAATGGATGCCATAGGCTATTGCCACGAGAAGGGGGTCTACCATAGGGACCTGAAG CCTGAGAATGTCCTTGTTGATGCAAAAGGAAACATAAAGGTTTCTGATTTCGGACTAAGTGCACTTCCGCAAAATCAACGG AAAGATGGTTTGTTGCATACTACATGTGGCAGCCCTAACTACGTAGCCCCTGAG GTCCTTCTGAACAAAGGTTATGATGGCTCGATGTCTGACATATGGTCCTGTGGTGTGATTCTGTACGTAATGCTTACAGGGAATCTTCCATTTGATGACCAAAACATGGTTGTCCTTTACCAGAAG ATTCTGAAGGGGAATGCTCACATTCCAAAATGGCTCTCACAAGGTGCCCAAGATATACTGCGGAAAATTCTGGATCCTAACCCTATTACCCGCATAGACTTGGATGGAATAAGGGCACACAATTGGTTCAAGCAAGGTTATGCTCCTGCTGTGCCATTTAATGATGATGAAGATATCAGTATGTCTGAAGGCAGCCTAAATATGACTGAG CATAATGGCATTCAAGGCAACATAGCAATCAACCAAATCAATGCTTTCCAGCTCATTGGGATGTCCTCCTGCCTTGATTTATCCGGATTTTTTGAGAAAGAG GATGCTTCGGAAAGGAAAATCAGATTTGCATCAAATCATTCCCCGGCTTATTTATTTGAGAAGATTGAGAGCATTGTCAGAAAAATGGGGTTGCAAGTACATAAGAGCAATGGCAAG CTAAAAGTGATCCAAGATTGCAAGGGACCAGCAAATTCCAGAGGGCTAGAATCATTATTAGTTTCTGCAGAG GTGTTTGAGATAAATGAATCTCTTTATGTTGTCGAGCTAAAGAAGTCATCTGGAGACTGCTCCCTGTACAGAAAG TTGTGTGAGACGCTTTCAGAGGACTTGGGAATATGCAAAAGCCAGCAACTCCTAAAGCAAGATTCTATCAAACAAGAAATAGTTAGATATAATAGTAGCTTCTAA
- the LOC120661957 gene encoding pentatricopeptide repeat-containing protein At5g48910-like produces the protein MLARRGAAAAARPEHLAAHAHLVKSASPDAFLVTTAMRGYLRACLPLQALLLLRSLLPRAPRLLGNSFSLSLALQATAAVSGSEPATLGCGLGSASLHACAFKSGFAAADLFVRTALVEAYAKAGRADLARAAFDEAPRRDVFLTNVMLAAYVARGEVAEARKVFDGMRDRDLVSWNTMIHGYAVKGEVSMAREIFDGMENRDAFSWSSMMSAYAKAQRSKEVLELWQEMRTAHVSPDGITMVSVLSACGHMGALAVGAEVHQFVESNGIEVDVKLGTALIDMYAKCGDIENSLRVFHSMPAKDVVTWSSMIIGLANHGLGHDALSLFSRMISQGLQPNDITFIGVLIACTHLGLVSDGKKYFSSMSVVHGVAPKVEHYGCMVDLLGRSGHIEEARQLISDMPFEPDAVIWRALLGACRIYKNVEVAEEAMAKLRLLDPHADGHYVLLSNIYAQANSWEGVAEMRMMLRRENIQRIPGRSSIEWQNTIHEFVSGDRSHPRSKEIYEILEEMMDRLRQAGYRPMTGLVLQDIDEQSKERALAEHSEKLAIAFGLLTTPARSTLRITKNLRTCEDCHSAIKLISLVYNRKLIIRDRNRFHHFSEGQCSCKDYW, from the coding sequence ATGCTCGCACGgcgcggcgcagcggcggcggcgcggccggagcatctggccgcgcacgcgcacctcGTCAAGTCGGCGTCCCCGGACGCGTTCCTCGTCACCACCGCGATGCGCGGCTACCTCCGCGCGTGCCTCCCGCTGCAAGCCCTCCTCCTACTCCGCTCGCTGCTCCCGCGGGCCCCTCGCTTGCTCGGCAACTCCTTCTCCCTCTCACTCGCGCTGCAGGCCACCGCCGCAGTCTCTGGCTCCGAGCCCGCCACGCTTGGCTGCGGCCTCGGCTCCGCGTCCCTCCACGCGTGCGCGTTCAAGTCCGGCTTCGCAGCTGCTGACCTCTTCGTGCGCACTGCGCTCGTAGAGGCCTACGCCAAGGCGGGTCGCGCGGACCTCGCGCGCGCCGCGTTCGACGAGGCGCCACGCCGGGACGTGTTCCTCACCAACGTCATGCTCGCGGCCTACGTTGCGCGCGGTGAGGTTGCGGAGGCGAGAAAGGTGTTCGACGGAATGCGGGACAGAGACTTGGTCTCATGGAACACGATGATCCACGGGTATGCGGTGAAGGGGGAGGTCTCCATGGCAAGGGAGATATTCGATGGGATGGAGAACAGAGATGCCTTCTCCTGGAGCTCGATGATGTCAGCATACGCCAAAGCCCAGAGGTCCAAGGAGGTGTTGGAGCTGTGGCAAGAGATGCGCACGGCCCATGTCTCCCCAGACGGCATCACCATGGTGAGCGTGCTCTCGGCATGCGGCCACATGGGGGCGCTGGCCGTTGGTGCAGAGGTGCATCAGTTTGTGGAGAGCAACGGGATCGAGGTGGATGTCAAGCTTGGAACTGCTCTGATCGACATGTATGCCAAGTGCGGTGACATCGAGAATTCACTGAGAGTGTTCCACTCAATGCCAGCAAAGGATGTGGTGACTTGGAGCTCGATGATCATCGGGTTGGCCAATCATGGGCTTGGACATGATGCTCTCAGCTTGTTCTCAAGGATGATATCCCAAGGACTGCAACCAAATGATATTACCTTCATTGGAGTTCTTATAGCCTGCACTCATCTTGGTCTCGTGAGCGATGGCAAGAAGTATTTCAGCTCAATGAGTGTAGTGCACGGTGTAGCACCAAAAGTTGAGCACTATGGATGCATGGTCGATCTTTTAGGGAGATCAGGTCATATTGAGGAGGCAAGGCAGCTCATCAGTGACATGCCATTTGAGCCAGATGCAGTAATATGGAGGGCACTTCTTGGGGCTTGTCGCATCTATAAGAATGTAGAAGTTGCAGAGGAAGCTATGGCTAAACTGCGACTATTGGATCCTCATGCCGATGGGCACTACGTCTTACTGTCAAACATATATGCACAAGCAAATTCATGGGAAGGTGTTGCcgagatgaggatgatgcttaGAAGGGAGAACATTCAGAGAATTCCTGGAAGAAGCTCAATTGAGTGGCAGAACACAATTCATGAGTTTGTTTCTGGCGATAGATCACATCCAAGGTCCAAGGAGATCTATGAAATATTGGAAGAGATGATGGATCGCTTGAGACAAGCTGGATATAGACCAATGACAGGCTTAGTGTTGCAAGACATTGATGAACAATCTAAGGAGCGTGCATTGGCTGAACATAGTGAGAAGCTGGCCATTGCTTTTGGTCTGCTAACCACCCCTGCAAGGTCAACTCTCCGAATAACAAAGAATCTTAGAACTTGTGAAGACTGCCATTCAGCTATTAAGCTTATTTCCTTGGTATACAATCGCAAGTTGATCATTAGAGACCGTAACCGTTTCCACCATTTCAGTGAAGGACAATGCTCATGCAAGGACTACTGGTGA
- the LOC120661960 gene encoding chaperone protein DnaJ-like, with the protein MRSSEAMELLGFPPYSRPSPSEVKAAYRRMVMESHPDRVPTHLKSQAESKFKEIAEAYSCLKDAFAGRRSGSRMEVHVMRSGVPTGCGRSNKALVKAPFILIMFAAVSFGAFSASRAYQRQKELCSSQNPFLP; encoded by the exons ATGAGGAGCAGCGAGGCCATGGAGCTCCTGGGCTTCCCTCCCTACTCCCGGCCGTCCCCTTCCGAG GTAAAGGCTGCGTATAGAAGAATGGTCATGGAGTCTCATCCCGATCGTGTCCCAACGCATCTGAAATCTCAGGCCGAGTCAAAATTCAAGGAG ATAGCCGAAGCATATTCTTGTCTGAAGGATG CTTTTGCAGGAAGAAGATCAGGGAGTAGGATGGAAG TACATGTTATGCGGTCTGGTGTCCCAACTGGATGCGGAAGATCAAATAAAGCATTGGTTAAAGCCCCATTTATACTTATAATGTTTGCAGCAGTTTCTTTTGGTGCCTTTAGCGCCTCAAG AGCATATCAACGGCAAAAGGAACTCTGTTCCTCTCAGAATCCCTTTCTGCCATAG
- the LOC120661962 gene encoding uncharacterized protein LOC120661962, which yields MGEYAAVKTSVWWDIENCHVPRGCDPHLIAQNMSSALAAAGYTGPITISAYGDTNCVPNHVQHALSSTGIALNHVPAGIKDASDKKILVDMLIWAIDNPPPANYLLVSGDRDFSNALHKLVMRRYNILLAQPPNVSQALTAAAKHVWLWKSLVDGEPPLTESPYISSIANGSVDHSDALKNMLSDSSDATPHNSTQVPNSIPFDQQKGGNGKGEKQYKVRQPRKKQSDNVSKPTRTEENSVGGVSDSSKGSTASQPNQSHMPSSLPSSDLQDGTQADQLNTPKIQPSSLSKKPVKSALSHQKSAPHDFYHGKKPGVSTESSSKNGTSDVNSHGHPKHQKPQSSQQPRPQNPVNHRSHGGSGSNSHRSNSCPAPVGHNGIPTAPLQSWPGGPPYGPPINYPDMSQMNISEYPRGIHNNQGLNVNYHPTNPGAPHMVQPGYNDYSYRPPTQPNIPSNMQNTGYWGANPGCPQPSSDPQGLVRYILGALEVLKTEKIAPTEQNIADCIHYGDTNLPNFDVKKALQVATQHQAVVMKKLGKMPFFLGKNENLWKCVNIMDDNAKYPKETLDDVHTFISSAHGYSGIKNSQSRYQAATMLKKTCLKHLALAEILQVLNIIINTKKWFVPHSSGWQPLSFNIIVADATTDASGKA from the exons atGGGGGAGTACGCAGCGGTGAAGACATCGGTGTGGTGGGACATCGAGAACTGCCATGTCCCCCGCGGCTGCGACCCCCACCTCATCGCCCAGAACATGAgttccgccctcgccgccgccggctacaCCGGCCCCATCACCATCTCCGCCTACGGAGACACCAACTGCGTCCCAAACCACGTCCAGCACGCCCTCTCCAGCACCGGCATCGCCCTCAACCACGTCCCCGCAG GCATTAAAGATGCAAGTGATAAGAAGATCTTAGTTGACATGTTAATCTGGGCTATTGACAACCCTCCACCAGCAAATTATTTGCTAGTATCAGGTGACCGGGACTTCTCGAATGCCCTTCATAAGCTAGTAATGAGACGGTACAATATTCTACTAGCACAACCTCCAAATGTGTCTCAAGCACTTACTGCTGCTGCAAAACATGTTTGGCTATGGAAAAGCCTTGTGGATGGGGAACCACCATTGACAGAGTCACCATACATAAGTAGCATAGCAAATGGTAGTGTGGATCATTCTGATGCATTGAAGAACATGCTTTCAGATTCTTCAGATGCAACCCCACACAACAGTACACAAGTGCCAAATAGCATTCCGTTTGATCAGCAAAAAGGTGGTAACGGAAAGGGAGAAAAACAATATAAAGTGAGGCAACCTCGGAAAAAACAGTCAGACAATGTATCTAAACCAACAAGGACTGAGGAAAACTCAGTCGGTGGAGTATCTGATAGTTCTAAAGGAAGCACTGCTAGCCAGCCAAATCAATCTCACATGCCATCATCATTACCGAGTTCTGATTTGCAAGATGGGACACAGGCGGATCAGCTGAATACACCAAAAATTCAACCGTCTTCCCTGTCCAAAAAGCCTGTAAAATCTGCTCTTTCTCATCAAAAGAGTGCTCCTCATGACTTTTATCATGGCAAGAAGCCTGGTGTGTCAACCGAGTCTTCGTCTAAAAATGGCACTTCTGATGTTAATAGCCATGGTCATCCAAAGCATCAGAAACCTCAATCCTCTCAGCAACCAAGACCGCAAAATCCAGTGAATCATCGTTCTCATGGTGGATCTGGCTCAAATTCACATAGAAGCAACTCATGTCCAGCACCAGTTGGGCATAATGGTATTCCTACTGCACCATTGCAATCCTGGCCAGGCGGCCCACCTTATGGACCACCAATCAATTATCCTGATATGAGTCAGATGAATATTTCTGAATACCCTAGAGGAATTCATAATAACCAAGGTTTGAATGTCAATTACCATCCAACCAATCCTGGTGCCCCACATATGGTTCAGCCTGGTTACAATGATTATAGTTACAGACCTCCAACTCAGCCTAACATTCCTAGCAACATGCAAAATACTGGATATTGGGGAGCTAATCCAGGATGTCCACAGCCATCTTCGGACCCTCAAGGTCTTGTTAGATATATATTAGGTGCTTTGGAAGTATTGAAGACTGAGAAGATTGCCCCAACAGAACAAAATATAGCAGATTGTATACATTACGGGGATACTAATCTACCAAATTTTGATGTCAAGAAAGCTCTTCAGGTTGCTACGCAGCATCAAGCTGTTGTCATGAAAAAGTTAGGGAAAATGCCATTCTTTCTGGGGAAGAATGAAAATCTCTGGAAATGTGTCAATATAATGGATGATAATGCAAAATACCCAAAAGAAACTCTAGATGATGTTCATACTTTCATATCTTCTGCCCATGGCTATTCTGGGATAAAGAATTCTCAATCTAG GTATCAAGCTGCTACTATGTTGAAGAAAACATGCCTGAAACATCTTGCCCTTGCTGAAATTCTTCAGGTTCTGAATATCATTATCAATACAAAAAAGTGGTTTGTGCCCCATTCTTCAGGGTGGCAGCCACTGTCCTTTAACATAATAGTGGCTGATGCTACTACAGATGCTAGTGGGAAAGCATAG
- the LOC120661963 gene encoding pyruvate dehydrogenase (acetyl-transferring) kinase, mitochondrial-like, whose protein sequence is MASEPVARAVAEEVVRWGSMKPTGVSLRYMMEFGSNPTQRNLLLSAQFLQKELPIRIARRALELDSLPFGLSNKPAILKVRDWYLDSFRDIRYFPEVRNHNDELAFTQMIKMVKVRHNNVVPTMALGVQQLKNQLCRTRKVPFGFDEIHEFLDRFYLSRIGIRMLIGQHVALHDPEPEPGVIGLINTRLSPIQVAQAASEDARAICLRTYGSAPDINIYGDPNFTFPYVASHLYLMLFELVKNSLRAVQERYMNSDEDVPPVRIIVADGEEDVTIKVSDEGGGIPRSGLPKIFTHLYSTAKNPPDLDGPNEGATMAGYGFGLPISRLYARYFGGDLQIISMEGYGTDAYLHLSRLGDSEEPLP, encoded by the exons ATGGCGTCGGAGCCGGtggcgcgggcggtggcggaggaggtggtgcggtGGGGGAGCATGAAGCCGACGGGGGTCAGCCTGCGCTACATGATGGAGTTCGGCTCCAACCCCACCCAGCGCAACCTGCTCCTCTCCGCGCAGTTCCTGCAAAAGGAGCTCCCCATCCGCATCGCGCGCCGCGCACTCGAGCTCGACTCGCTGCCCTTCGGGCTCTCCAACAAGCCCGCCATCCTCAAG GTGAGGGATTGGTACTTGGACTCGTTCCGCGACATCAGATACTTCCCAGAAGTGAGGAATCACAACGACGAGCTTGCTTTCACACAGATGATTAAAATGGTCAAGGTGCGGCACAATAATGTGGTTCCAACAATGGCTTTGGGAGTGCAGCAGCTGAAAAACCAACTGTGCCGCACAAGGAAGGTTCCCTTTGGATTCGACGAGATCCACGAGTTCCTTGATCGATTCTACTTGTCAAGGATTGGCATCCGCATGCTGATAG GGCAGCATGTGGCTTTGCATGATCCTGAACCAGAGCCTGGTGTCATAGGCCTCATTAATACAAGATTGTCCCCCATACAGGTGGCTCAAGCTGCTAGCGAAGATGCCCGTGCTATTTGTTTAAGGACATACGGATCAGCTCCTGATATTAACATTTATGGTGATCCAAATTTTACATTTCC ATATGTCGCATCACACCTATATCTGATGTTATTTGAATTGGTGAAGAACTCGCTTCGTGCAGTGCAAGAACGATATATGAATTCTGATGAAGATGTTCCCCCAGTTAGAATTATAGTTGCTGATGGAGAAGAGGATGTTACTATCAAG GTTAGTGATGAAGGTGGTGGGATACCAAGAAGTGgcctcccaaaaattttcacacaTCTGTATAGCACTGCAAAAAATCCACCTGATCTAGATGGACCTAATGAAGGAGCAACTATGGCCGGATATGGTTTCGGGCTCCCAATCAGCCGCCTTTATGCTCGGTATTTTGGTGGCGACTTGCAAATTATTTCTATGGAAGGATATG GTACCGACGCTTACCTCCACTTGTCACGTCTGGGAGATTCAGAGGAGCCCCTGCCTTGA
- the LOC120661965 gene encoding novel plant SNARE 12-like has translation MRVGSQLGPGPAHHPTARTKPTPLPVPGSVLPPDANRRPPPECRADRRLTSPTRPRGGAARRRCSSALGVGPPPPPPEAERGAMASDVPMSPELEQVDGQIQDIFRALQNGFQKMDKIKDSNRQSKQLEDLTGKMRECKRLIKEFDRIHKDEEKKNPPDVNKQLNDKKQFMIKELNSYVTLRKTYQSSLGNKRIELFDTGNDQVAEDTPAQMASEMSNQELISAGRKQMDQTDQAIERSKMVVAQTVEVGAQTAASLAQQTEQMKRIGNELDSVHFSLKKASQMVKEIGRQVATDKCIMAFLFLIVCGVIAIIVVKIVNPHNKSIRDIPGLAPPAMNRKLLSIDPFGGL, from the exons ATGCGCGTCGGATCACAGCTGGGCCCGGGCCCAGCTCACCACCCAACGGCTCGCACCAAACCCACCCCCCTCCCAGTCCCAGGCTCCGTCCTACCTCCCGACGCcaaccgccgccctccaccggaATGCCGGGCTGACCGACGGCTGACGAGCCCGACCAGACCACGAGGaggcgccgcacgccgccgctgctcttcTGCTCTGGGGgttggaccccccccccccccccccgaggcgGAGCGCGGAGCCATGGCGAGCGACGTGCCCATGAGCCCCGAGCTCGAGCAGGTGGACGGCCAGATCCAGGACATCTTCCGCGCCCTCCA AAATGGGTTCCAGAAGATGGATAAGATCAAGGACTCCAACAGGCAGTCCAAGCAGCTGGAAGATCTCACGGGCAAGATGAGGGAGTGCAAGCG CTTAATCAAGGAATTTGATCGCATACACAAAGATGAGGAGAAAAAGAACCCACCTGATGTCAACAAGCAGCTAAATGACAAGAAGCAGTTCATG ATCAAAGAGTTGAATTCCTATGTCACCTTGAGGAAAAC GTACCAAAGTAGCCTTGGTAATAAGAGGATTGAGTTATTCGATACTGGTAACGATCAAGTGGCTGAGGACACACCAGCTCAAATGGCATCAG AAATGTCAAATCAAGAGCTCATTAGCGCTGGAAGGAAACAAATGGACCAAACTGACCAAGCTATTGAGCGTTCAAAAATG GTTGTAGCACAAACTGTTGAAGTTGGAGCTCAGACTGCTGCAAGTCTGGCACAGCAA ACAGAACAAATGAAGAGAATCGGCAATGAGCTTGACTCTGTTCACTTCTCCCTGAAGAAAGCTAGTCAAATGGTGAAAGAGATTGGTCGCCAG GTTGCAACTGACAAGTGCATTATGGCGTTCTTGTTTCTGATTGTTTGTGGTGTTATTGCAATAATTGTTGTTAAG ATTGTCAACCCGCACAACAAGAGCATCAGAGACATCCCGGGGCTGGCACCTCCTGCTATGAACAGGAAGCTGCTCTCCATCGACCCTTTCGGAGGACTCTGA